The [Pantoea] beijingensis genomic sequence ATCATTGCCCTCGACCTTGATGGCACGCTGCTAACACCGCAAAAAACCATTCTCCCCGCATCACTCGATGCGCTAGCCCAGGCACGTAAAGCGGGTGTTAAGGTCCTGATCGTCACCGGCCGTCATCATGTTGCTATACATCCTTTTTATCAGGCCCTCGCGCTGGATACACCTGCAATTTGCTGTAATGGTACTTATTTGTATGATTACCATGCAAAAAAGGTACTGGCATCCGATCCACTCAGAAAATCCCAGGCGCAGCGTGTGATCCAGATGCTGGATGAACAGGCGATTCATGGCTTGCTCTATGTTGATAACGCCATGCTTTATCAAACCCCCACAGGGCACGTTACGCGCACAATAAACTGGGCACAATCGCTGCCTGAACATCAGCGTCCAACCTTTTTGCACGTCGACAGCCTGAGCGAGGCGGCACAGCAGGCGGAGTCAATCTGGAAGTTTGCGCTTTCGCACCCTGATACGCGTGCCCTGCAAGACTTTGCAGAGAAAGTTGAAGCGGAGCTGGGCTTAGCTTGCGAGTGGTCATGGCAAGATCAGGTCGATATTGCTCAACAGGGTAACAGCAAAGGTAAACGCCTGGCTCAGTGGGTAGAACACGCCGGTTTTCAGATGAGCGATGTGTTAGCCTTTGGCGATAATTATAACGATCTCAGCATGCTGGAAGCGGCGGGCTTAGGCATTGCGATGGGCAACGCGGATGACGCCATCAAAGCGCGGGCCGATCGCGTTATTGGCACCAACCTTGAGCCCGGAATTGCGGAAACCATTTATCGGGAAATTCTGTAATCAGGACGTGATAGAAACGCTTTTTATCTGCGCATAAAGCCACATACCTGGCTCGATCGCCAGTTCATCGCGGGCCCAGGGCGTAATCCTTGCCCAAAGCTCGCGTTGACCGATTTGCAGTTTAACTTCAATCTGCTCATCGATCTCAAGCAGTTCGACAACTTGCGCAGGCAGCACGTTACGAATACTACTTTGAGCTGGCGGTTGCAGAACCAGAGAAACATCGGCCGCATTGATGCGAATACGCAGCGTTGTTTTCGGCGGTGCATCAATACGGCTAACCCACAAATGTCGATCGCCCAGCGCCAGCGCCGTCATTGCATAATGAGGATGCTGCTCCAGTATCTGTACCGATAACACGCTACTCTGCTCCGCACGCGGTAGCCACGGACGCATCGCGCTGCTGGCCCACACCTTCTCCAATGGGCCAAATGCCTTAACGTTTCCCTTATCCAGCACCAAAACGTGATCGGCAAGGTGCAGAATTTCATCCAGACTGTGGGACACATAAAGCATTGGCACTTCAATCTGCTGCGCCAGCTTTTGCAAATAGGGCAACAGTTCACGTTTACGCGGAATATCCAGCGAAGCCAGAGGTTCATCAAGTAACAGGATTTCGGGTGCGGTCAGGAGTGCACGCCCAATGGCCACCCGCTGCTTTTCACCACCGGAAAGCGACCAGGGCAAGCGATTAAGCAGCGGTTCAATCCCCAGCAAGGCCACTAAATCATCAAACTGCGGCTTCATGTGCTTCGCCATTCCGTACTGCAAATTGCCACGTACACGATAGTGCGGAAACAGACGAGCATCCTGAAAAACATAGCCTATCCGCCGCTTTTCTGGCGGGAGAAAAATTCGCTTTTGCGTATCGCTCAGCACGCGATTATTCAGGCGGATAC encodes the following:
- a CDS encoding pyridoxal phosphatase produces the protein MSYRIIALDLDGTLLTPQKTILPASLDALAQARKAGVKVLIVTGRHHVAIHPFYQALALDTPAICCNGTYLYDYHAKKVLASDPLRKSQAQRVIQMLDEQAIHGLLYVDNAMLYQTPTGHVTRTINWAQSLPEHQRPTFLHVDSLSEAAQQAESIWKFALSHPDTRALQDFAEKVEAELGLACEWSWQDQVDIAQQGNSKGKRLAQWVEHAGFQMSDVLAFGDNYNDLSMLEAAGLGIAMGNADDAIKARADRVIGTNLEPGIAETIYREIL
- the modC gene encoding molybdenum ABC transporter ATP-binding protein ModC, with amino-acid sequence MLELDFSQQLGDHLLSVNAKLPASGITAIFGVSGAGKTSLINAIGGLTRPQQGSIRLNNRVLSDTQKRIFLPPEKRRIGYVFQDARLFPHYRVRGNLQYGMAKHMKPQFDDLVALLGIEPLLNRLPWSLSGGEKQRVAIGRALLTAPEILLLDEPLASLDIPRKRELLPYLQKLAQQIEVPMLYVSHSLDEILHLADHVLVLDKGNVKAFGPLEKVWASSAMRPWLPRAEQSSVLSVQILEQHPHYAMTALALGDRHLWVSRIDAPPKTTLRIRINAADVSLVLQPPAQSSIRNVLPAQVVELLEIDEQIEVKLQIGQRELWARITPWARDELAIEPGMWLYAQIKSVSITS